A segment of the Cryptosporidium parvum Iowa II chromosome 5, whole genome shotgun sequence genome:
TCTTATTTATATACttgaaagatttatttatatttctgataatattattaatataattaataataataaatcagattctgaatataataaaaaattatattattatataatatttaattcttggaatactttatctttattagttgaagaaaatgatattattactggtatatttcaagaaatagacaaagatgatattaattcatcattattccaattaaataaaataatcaactttaataataataataataatcttaaTAAATTCARATCTTtaattagaattaataatgatattatcaattttaccaaaattaaagattttattaataatattaatccattaattcaagaaaatcaattaaaaacCAATTCAaaacaattattgaatagtatttttaatgtattattatgtacatttaattataattcaaTAGATTTGAATGATACCTATCAACACATTAAACTTCTTacttgtattattaataaccaattaattcaagaaattaattcaacattatatttattggttttaagaaatttatcaataatattccaACAAATCAAATCAAAAGGTACCAAAATTGAAGCTCTTGATTATAATacagaaattgaaaatttgattaattcattattttctttatcatattattattttaaatcttcatttaatgatatttgtggtaataatgataatgataataaaattctACAAAGTTtagaatttatattaactatcattttttctttaatttctgaaaaagaaagaaataaccaccaaaataatataattgatattcataaaatttcaaataatcatATAATCTCCAAATatgtattaaattcaatcaaaaaatctgataatattttggatAATGCTCATAATCAAGATGATCATGAACAATCTTCAAATTGGATTgcttttgattttattaattttattaatggaTTAATGGGACTTAAAATACTTCATTATTCTAATAGAGAAGTACTTAAAggatttatattaaattatccacaaattcttcattgtatattattaatagtattaaCCAATTATTcagaatattattcaatattgaattattcattaaaaaatcaaacaaatgattttattattagtgaaaaattattcaatattattattaaaccTTGGtgtattgaaatattatcattattaatggAATTTAGAGATACCACAAGATCAATTGTTAAAGATGATGATAccattattttaatttttaatatttgtaagaatattattatatcgaataataataataataataataataatgatactttaaatttgaatgaattgGATTCTTGTTGTAGACTTTTAAATGGTATTTCCAAAACAACCAtggaaaataatgatatacttgatttatttattaatcaattagATATTTTATCATTACTTGAACatatttggattatttttcaaaattattatataaataataatattaataataaattaatatggtcttgtattcaaaattcttttgaaatcTTTACAATACTTTCAATgcataatatatttaaatccaaattattaatttataaaatgaaaaagaatatttcaaatgttaatgttaataataaccaaagtttattaaagaatgagAATTCCAATAAATCATCATCTTGTTGTTCACTTacagaaaatgaattatttattttaaatatattaaatttaccagaaatatataattataataaaaatattaaatatttctcaaatacttttctttatctttatATATCATTCATACAAAATCTTCTTACAAGTAATTATTCAGATCCATATTcagaatcaaataataataataattatgatGAATNTAAATCagtatatttttttaaaaaggCAAAGATTNTATGGGCCAATATAATTCAGAAAATCATGTTGATTTTGATCAATCTCATTTAGAACAACTTGAAACATGTATAAACATTTACCAGATATACTCGTAATGAAAGAAATGGACATTATGATAGAGGTGATGAAATTCTTGCAAATACTTAtagaaaattaatgattgaaaaatcaaatattataagTTTTATGTATATTATTcttgaaaagaatatttccaataataatattaatgataataataataaaaatacaacttcatcatcattgccatttatatttaatattgcaaataatattgttgaTTTAATTGTTAATACAGAAGACttgaatgaaaaaaattcaaaagaaatattatctttaagaggaaaaataatccaaaaaGGTGGTCTTAAATGTTTACTTGATTCTATTACCattattgataatgaattattaaatcttaaatcaaataaatcttcatctactaatatattttcaataaataaaaaatatctGATTGATAGATCCAGAGAATATAAACAAGCCATTAGTAAATTACTGATATATATTTCACCAACACTTATTTCTTATAAATTACTTGTAGAATGtgcaataaaaattcaatcaTTACTTGAAGATGAACATGAACTTTTACAATATGAATCAGCTCTGGCAATTACAAATATACTTAGTAAAtcatttgataaaatttcacaagattctgaaaatgattcaatTTCTATAAGAATTTATAATAGTGGTCTTGGATGGagtttattaaaaagtcTTTGTTTTactgataataatttattaagaGCTGCTGGTTTAGAAGGACtttgtaatttttgtaataaagATTATGTTgttttaaatcattttatttcaagTAAATCCAATGGtattgaagatttaaaattatttattgctTTTTCACAAGAACAAGATAATAGAATCCAAATTGCAGCTTTAGGTGCTTTAGCTATGTTATCTTCTTATTCTGATGTTTCaaagattattattgataattgGAATCAATTTGGAATACAATTAATTCAAGTTTCTGAagatttttataataataataataataatttagaaGTTAAAGAAAGGCTtgttttttgtttaaataatttattattatatatttcttctcaaaataataataataataataatcaagtattattaaatatccATAAAAGTATTCAAGATTGcataatatttttagaataatattaaataaatttaattattcattaatattaatttttaatattactcaTCGATGTATTTTTACTTATATCACCAGAAGAAGGCAGCATTGAAGATGAGCTTGAATAAGTTGAAATTGTTAgactattattattattgttattattatttttgttattcTTATCAgatttatctttatttttaattttatcaatcaaatttatttcactCATaactttttgaaaattattaatatctttttgTAAAATTGTAATATCTTGAGCTATTTTATCAATAccatattcaatattttcaaatatattcttattattattatcattattttcgTCATCTTCAATTGTTTCATCTTgcatttcatttttaataatacactttttatataaatattgaattttataTACAATCATTATTGATAATGGTATTAATGATAGATAACCAATAATTTGTAATGATGTTGTATATTTTTGTGGTGTATTTGCTAATACTAATGATAATATCAGATTACCAGGAATTACCATTGAATAACAAAATGAATTAACCAAAGCAAATTCTGTTggtttaaataatgatctTATATATGATGGAGCAATTGAATACATACCAGCATATGAAAATCCTACTCCAAATATTACAACCAACCAATaagattttaaataatttattaataataatgataatgacattgttaaagttaaaataaTGGTTTGCGTACTTTTATacattattttattatttgccAATAAATCACTTAAATAACCAGAAATAACTCttacaaataattcaataactgttaatatttgaatcattctgattgatttttcttttgtaaTGTCTggtatataatatattgaaaatcttGTAATAAAGGTACCACAAGGTTGTCCGGTGCTTATGGTAAATAAGTATCCGAATATTATCGATATAGTTTCCAAATTggatattaatttaatacaatttaatattgatatttttatatgTTGATACGGGTTCATTTTTGTatgatttattaatcaattttctgatttttctaaatatattgaattgtTACTGTTACTGTTACTGTTACAGCTACTGttatgatgatgatgatgatgatgatgatgattattattattattattattactatcaTCAGGCTTGATAATTAATGGCTTTATTGATTTGTTTTTATCATAAGTGATTATCTTATTAACTGCTGATTGATTATTGATATTCTCACTTTTATTAGattcatcaaaatatttgatcattactcattaatatttcatctatattattacttttttcttcaactTTTATATTACTTTCTTCTCATTGTTAATGATTCTCtatcttcatcattaatttctttattatgattattaCTATCTTCACATAAATTCTCAAAAACTTGTTGATTATTTAacagaatttttttttctatattaataatcatatatattgatgaaaaaccaattaataatgatataaAAAAACATGTAAGAAAGAAATGTCTTATTGAACCTGATTCCAAAAAACATAATCTATAAATTTCTGATAATGATAAACCACCAATACTATAAATTGTGAATTGAATTGAAGTAATTAATCCACTGTATTTTATTGGccaatataataaatttatccATAGTGAACCTAAATTTAAAGTAACTCCTCCTTGTAAAATTAATGCAAAACTAATACCATATAAAAAAgtgaatattattgaatttgataaatcatttaaaacATTTACCAtcatataataaatacatattttttgtgttacatataatgaaatatatccaaataatgttattaaaattccatataataatacattTCTTGAAGCATTTggttttgaaaataatataccTGAAGGTATAATACAGAATCCAATAATACTTATACTATAAATATatgataatattgtttcttctttaaaaatattcttcttaAGGTCTTCTATTATTATACTATATATTTTACttgtatttgaaattagagaaattaatgaaccaaaagttaataataataacaataaaaataatccaccattttgaaatttttgtttcttcAACATATTCTGTTCTATCTACTTAATCTTCTtaattatcattatattatatttttcattgTTTATTCACTACTtgtcattaatattttcttttatcaatttattcacttattattatttttattatcttaattatttattatcaaatatgtaatcttcaattcaatttaaaaaaaaataataataataatttaatatttatttacgatattaatttttattattcaactTATTcgtattaataattattattttttaacaaaaaaaaaaactaagTCATTAAATGTCCAATTTTGACGCTTActattgcatgcaataataattaaaattatttttcttgtccacattaataatataattttttttaaaatatctaTACAATACCGGTATGactattagaaaaaaaaattacatgTAATTTCCACatgaataaaattaattataattttttaaagtgattttattattaattccaaaaatttttagaagaaaattattttttttttgataaaataaataactcattaataaaatctttaatgAAACAAACTATGTGTAGATTATAACCTAATTATAAATAgcaataaatttattattcattttttttcttatttataattagtcattttattaatatgtATCAAGTAGCTACAAACTAATCATTgtaaaacaataatttaatttaaatattccaaaacTTTATTCACTTTTTATTATGACTTTCAttatctttaaaaaaaaaatcatgtCAACTTCCCCCTCTTTATAAATCTATCTCTTACAATTTAACTTTGACATTTTCCCCACACTATTGCAAAATTGCCGCCCACACTTTTAGGCGGGAAGTGTGGATGTATAGTCAGGAAATGCACAAAGTGGTCAGAAAAAGGAGTAAGAGAAATGTTTATTAgatttgttttaatttactgcagatttattaaaaaaaaaagaaaatgtgGAAGATCAGAAgatatttaattgatttattttagattggttaaaattattaatttaaaacaaatcaattatattatactatgaatttaaaggtattaataaagaaaatttcaGTTAGATCAAATAGTGTAGTGTAAGAAAGTAAAGagtgaaaaaaataataaaaagaagtTTCAAGTTAAGTATTAAACATAAGAGTATAAGGAAGGAAGGAAGGAAaggaggaaaaaaaaaatggcaTTTCAGCAATTAAACAAAGATTTAATtggattaatttcatcatttttacCGTatgatgaaataataatcaatttaaGAAATGTGAATAAACAATGGAAAGATTCAATAAACAGTTCATATGATTGTTGGCTAAATATAGATTTAACAGAAACTATGACTGAATTTCAATGTTCCAAAGAGGACATTTCattagaagaaattaaaatgtATAGTAATATCATTTCAAGCATTAGATTATCAaatccaataaataatatcagTGGATTTCTAAGTAAAATGATCCtaataaatgataaatctaataattatGAAAGATGTAAGATGTGGAacaaattagaaaatatagaaatatataataaaagtttaataatacccataaaaaataataaaaattatcatCTTCTACcttttaaatctttatttcgtcttggaattaatgaaaatattttacaattattaaagtattATGAGAtttcaaacaaaaaaagTATGGATGAGtctgaaaataattgtgatattaaatattttatgaATAGTTTTactgatattattaattattatccATTCAAATCTgtaaaaagaattattattgactATCCAATCAGtacaaaagaattaaatatattaagcAATTGCTTTCCGTGCTTGAAAGATATTGTAATTACACGTCTCTTTCATGAAACAAATACTTATAATAGTCATTATGAAGAATTCACTCAAGAAAATAGAAGATTAAGTTTTGGATCAGAAATTGGTTCAGGTGATGATATATCATCTAGATATGGAAATTTATCtattgatgatgaaaatgaatttcattttgaaaatgaaataatcGCTTGTTGGGAAGctatttataattttctaCAAGTTATACCTCCAAATCAGCTTAGAATCCTTCAATTTAATGTTATCCCTTCTCCTAATCCAAAATCAGGAAAATGGACAACTGATAGTACTATTTCAAGAATTGTTTCAGAAAATACCAAAAATGGTtgtaattatattaatcataacaataattataaaaatgataatatctGCAATAaccaaaatatattatattctgTTAATGATGacaaaaatgaaaaacAAATTCTCGAGTCTGTTGAAATTTATAAAGCCATAAAAAGAAGTAATAgagaatatattgattataaaaataaaatcatGAGAACTAATGagtattataataataatagtaataatgataattctAGTATATTCAATCATTCAAGTTCAATGATTAACTTTGACGAAGTTGGTGATAAACTTATGAAATATATACTTGATATGCATTCTGAGTCTTTAGTTGCATTATCATGTCCAGATTTAGAAGTTTCTTATGCTTTATATAAAAGATTACTTAATCAATGTCCAAAACTTAAGCTTTGGGATTTACCAGGATGGAGAATATTTTCATGtatcaattaattatatttaaaattagtGAAAATGCTAAAATTAGGCAAGAAGtagtaaatatatataatgaaCTTTTTGGATAATCgattctttctttttcattctCTAATGATTTTACCATTCTTCTttctattgaattaatacgtttaatataaacaattagaccaaaaattaatgtaGTAATAATCATTGGAATAAAagataattcaataaatgtTGAGATTCTTGTTATAtgtatatttttcttagtctttgaaattaataatataacaaaagttgaaatatatatagtTTTACGTACCCAATACAACATTACTCTTTCTGCTGCAAATAAACTTTTTGGAtccaatttatttattttctttgagtgaatactattaatatattgatccataaattcattattactcccattattattattattattattactgtAGAAACTTTGAGAATGATTcatatttctatttaattcaagCTTTAATCCattcaaatcaaaattagttaaatttaaataagaatttaataaaatatcaattaatttagatattctattatcttcatcattattttcaccTTGGAATTGTAAATTTGTTAAAActtgtttttttctttgaaaattattaataacatcatcttcatcatcattacTCTTTGTATAACTTAATTCTGAAATACTTGCTGATGAAAGTATATCAAcatcattaatttgatgaaaatcTTCAATCCAATGTGGAAATATTGAAACCTTATCTTCATGTAAAATAGCCATACCATGTTGAAATTTACTAAATTTATAAACAAGTGTAGCATTACATCTTTTAAGCATTTCTGAAACCCAAATTGGTTGCTCTGATTGTAATTTTACTTCTAAAATTGCAAATGGAAAACGTGTTACTTCGttttttgataatactTCCTCAGCTAATCTACACCATGGTTCATTTTGATGTCCAtcagaaatatattcatttacCATACATAAATTTGTATCAATCGAAAATCGAACTTGGTTATTatcttgattttgaaaagcTGCACGTAAATATGATGTTCTAACAAAAGGTTgaagtttattattaataatataattttgtatttcttTAGCtaaattaatagatttCTCAAcgttttctttttcttgattttttctTGTATGAAAAATtccttctttaattaaactATCAACATTAAATTTTCCTTTTAAATATCCAAAAACATATTTCTGTGGTAGCGAAAAGCGTTCCTTTGCACTTTTTTCACCTGTCCAACTCTCATGATGTGTTTTTCTCTCCATAaagatttctttttcttttgaacCTGAATTTGATCCATACCATCTTAATCTAAATAATTGAGCATCTTcaaatcttgaaattcTATTATAATAACATTCTGCATTCATATTATCTAAATATACGGATGTAATTGCTTGACTTTCTTCAATTGTTTTTGGATCTACAACATTATGTCCTTCAACACACATATAAGGATCTAACAAAGTCTCTAATtctgaatttgaaataccaaaaattaaatatggAACGTATCTAATAATTCCAACTTTTGCAGAAACTACATTATTTGGATGTACCCAATATTTTGTTGtatttcttaaaaaagTTTCTGGAGGTTTCCAAAtcttcttattattattattattattgtcattttcattttcagtatcaatttcaagcattatttcaatatttatcttATTTTCACTCAATTCTTTAAGTTCTAATATCACTTTTTCTGCATCTCTATATCTAGTCCAAGATAAGCTtagtaaaattaatagaatatcaatattaatatcaacaaATGGTTCTTTTGTTAAATGAGTTTGAAACCAAACACTTGTAGAAGTTTGTAGCataatatcaaaaaatcGACATAATcttgttaatattttaaaatttgtacgaatataaaaatccaaatgaattatttcattacttaaattatttaaagataattcaaattcattcaataattttatattattcatcaaataaccataatttaatttattaaaattttcattCGTAATTTTTTGTCTTCTTTtgtattcttttaaatattcacATAATGGAATACTTATTTCAGATCGTATTTGTTTTccaattttcattatt
Coding sequences within it:
- a CDS encoding polyphosphate synthetase VTC4, 3 transmembrane domains at C-terminus, whose protein sequence is MIPSKDYVFKTSDNVINYYVDTKRICEIILRLASQYGPNKKAVSTYIEKNGYITSVGFSERQLPDILSESIACDYIFRELLNEEIDKVNKFTATKHEEIYREIMKIGKQIRSEISIPLCEYLKEYKRRQKITNENFNKLNYGYLMNNIKLLNEFELSLNNLSNEIIHLDFYIRTNFKILTRLCRFFDIMLQTSTSVWFQTHLTKEPFVDINIDILLILLSLSWTRYRDAEKVILELKELSENKINIEIMLEIDTENENDNNNNNNKKIWKPPETFLRNTTKYWVHPNNVVSAKVGIIRYVPYLIFGISNSELETLLDPYMCVEGHNVVDPKTIEESQAITSVYLDNMNAECYYNRISRFEDAQLFRLRWYGSNSGSKEKEIFMERKTHHESWTGEKSAKERFSLPQKYVFGYLKGKFNVDSLIKEGIFHTRKNQEKENVEKSINLAKEIQNYIINNKLQPFVRTSYLRAAFQNQDNNQVRFSIDTNLCMVNEYISDGHQNEPWCRLAEEVLSKNEVTRFPFAILEVKLQSEQPIWVSEMLKRCNATLVYKFSKFQHGMAILHEDKVSIFPHWIEDFHQINDVDILSSASISELSYTKSNDDEDDVINNFQRKKQVLTNLQFQGENNDEDNRISKLIDILLNSYLNLTNFDLNGLKLELNRNMNHSQSFYSNNNNNNNGSNNEFMDQYINSIHSKKINKLDPKSLFAAERVMLYWVRKTIYISTFVILLISKTKKNIHITRISTFIELSFIPMIITTLIFGLIVYIKRINSIERRMVKSLENEKERIDYPKSSLYIFTTSCLILAFSLILNIIN
- a CDS encoding Unc45-like TPR repeat containing protein, with the translated sequence TFTRYTRNERNGHYDRGDEILANTYRKLMIEKSNIISFMYIILEKNISNNNINDNNNKNTTSSSLPFIFNIANNIVDLIVNTEDLNEKNSKEILSLRGKIIQKGGLKCLLDSITIIDNELLNLKSNKSSSTNIFSINKKYLIDRSREYKQAISKLLIYISPTLISYKLLVECAIKIQSLLEDEHELLQYESALAITNILSKSFDKISQDSENDSISIRIYNSGLGWSLLKSLCFTDNNLLRAAGLEGLCNFCNKDYVVLNHFISSKSNGIEDLKLFIAFSQEQDNRIQIAALGALAMLSSYSDVSKIIIDNWNQFGIQLIQVSEDFYNNNNNNLEVKERLVFCLNNLLLYISSQNNNNNNNQVLLNIHKSIQDCIIFLE
- a CDS encoding signal peptide containing protein with 6 transmembrane domains — protein: MNPYQHIKISILNCIKLISNLETISIIFGYLFTISTGQPCGTFITRFSIYYIPDITKEKSIRMIQILTVIELFVRVISGYLSDLLANNKIMYKSTQTIILTLTMSLSLLLINYLKSYWLVVIFGVGFSYAGMYSIAPSYIRSLFKPTEFALVNSFCYSMVIPGNLILSLVLANTPQKYTTSLQIIGYLSLIPLSIMIVYKIQYLYKKCIIKNEMQDETIEDDENNDNNNKNIFENIEYGIDKIAQDITILQKDINNFQKVMSEINLIDKIKNKDKSDKNNKNNNNNNNNSLTISTYSSSSSMLPSSGDISKNTSMSNIKN